The Acidimicrobiales bacterium sequence TCGTGACGATGACGACCGATCCGGCGTGGTCACCGGGCGGCGCGGCGGTGTCGAAGCCGATCCGGAGGGTGATCGACGTGCCGCCGACGAGCGTCCCCGACACCGTCGGGCTGGGTGCCCCGAGGATCTGGAAGGCGAACGGAGGCGCCGTGATCGCCGCCCACGAGAGCGGCTGATCGCCGGCGTTCGTGATCGTGTGCTCGACCGTCGTCGCGCCGAGGGGGAAGACGATCGGGCCGGGGTCGCTCACGAACGGCACCGGCGCGGCCGGGATCGTCGTGGTCGTCGTCGTGGTCGAGGGCGTGGTCGTCGTGGTGGTCGCCGGCGGGGAGGTGGATGTCGAGTCGACCACGCGGACGCCGGCGACCTCGGTCACCACGACGTCGGGGCTGCTGCGGCTGAACACCGGCCAGGCGAGGGCGGTTCCGGTCAGCACGACGGCCACGAGGACGAACGACAAGGCCGTGCCCACGAGGTGCCCCGAGCGCGGTCGCGTGGTCGCCCGGGACGCGGCGTTCGCGTCGTCGCGATCAGGGGGGAGCGCGTCCACGGCTGCGGGCGCAGCGGGGGACGGTTCGCTCGGCGTGCGGGTCGTGAACTCGCGGTCACCGCGTCGGTTCGAGTCACCCCCGGCGATGACCGTCATGACGGCGGGCCGCACGGCCGGCGGTGCCGGCGGTGCGGGCATCGCGGCGGCCATCGACTCCCACGAGACGATGGTGCGGCGCGTCTCGTAGCAGGTGTCGCACGCCTCGACGTGGCGCGCGATCGTCGAGCGCACGGCGACGGAGAAGCGCCCGTC is a genomic window containing:
- a CDS encoding sigma-70 family RNA polymerase sigma factor, which translates into the protein MPTDAQLVIAALDDASGEPAASFAALYDRYADAIHTFCYGRLRDDADAADALEETFVRAHRRLPRLADPSLVRPWLFAIARTTVVDLARARGGHDRRRDWGPIAGRANASPAALLWDAAAGLQPGDQELIELHLRAGLDGADLAMALDVDPAHVSVMIKRMKTRLSTAVGSLLVARDGREHCRDLDTLLADWDGRFSVAVRSTIARHVEACDTCYETRRTIVSWESMAAAMPAPPAPPAVRPAVMTVIAGGDSNRRGDREFTTRTPSEPSPAAPAAVDALPPDRDDANAASRATTRPRSGHLVGTALSFVLVAVVLTGTALAWPVFSRSSPDVVVTEVAGVRVVDSTSTSPPATTTTTTPSTTTTTTTIPAAPVPFVSDPGPIVFPLGATTVEHTITNAGDQPLSWAAITAPPFAFQILGAPSPTVSGTLVGGTSITLRIGFDTAAPPGDHAGSVVIVTTAGDVAIPLLVAAPRP